DNA sequence from the Penicillium psychrofluorescens genome assembly, chromosome: 3 genome:
gATCCCAGACTCTACCTCCTCCTACACAATCGGCTTGATGCGCCTCCAGTTCTGGCGCGACGCAGTAACCAAGATCCTCGCGGGCCAGCCGCCCAAAGAACCCGTCGCCATTCTGCTCGCTTCTGCCATCTCAGACATCCACGAGCGTACTCAGGGTCGCGCGCGGATTAGCAAAGGCTGGCTGACCCGCATGATCAGTGCGCGCGAACAGTCCCTCACCAATGATCCGTACCCCGATATCGCGGCGCTGGAGTCCTACGCCGAGAATACCTATTCGACGCTGATGTATCTGACGCTCTCCGCACTGCCGATGGCATCTGTGACGGCGGATCATGTCGCGTCTCATATTGGGAAGGCGGCGGGCATTTCGGCCGTGCTGCGTGGGTTGCCGCTCGTTGCGTTTCCGCCGCCGGCTGCAATGTCCCCGAGTGGGAATGCAGCGAATATTGCCGGGGGAGGCTCGAAACAGGGCGCTGTCATGTTGCCGTTGGATGTGATGGCGCAGGCGGGGGTTaaggaggaggatgtgtTGCGGCAGGGAGCGAATGCGGAGGGACTCCGTGATGCAGTCTTTACTGTTGCGACGCGTGCGAGTGACCATCTGATCACGGCGCAGCAGATGCTGAGCAATCTGCGCGCGGGCGAAGATGTCGGTCATGACTTTGAGcacgagggcgaggagggtcATGAATATGATACGTCTTCGGCCACTCGCGGGGAGTCGCCTCTCGATGAGATCAATCGCGCATTCGGTGTCTTTATGCCTGCGGTCAGCACGCGGCTGTGGCTGGATCGCCTGCAGCAGCATGATTTTGACGTCTTCAAACCGGAGCTGCTTCGGTCAGATTGGAGACTTCCGTGGAAGGCGTATATGGCATTCCAGCGGAAGAGTAT
Encoded proteins:
- a CDS encoding uncharacterized protein (ID:PFLUO_004985-T1.cds;~source:funannotate); the encoded protein is MSLFRDPARSCRAGSRTCRFSAAGGLRQSQARHFSRTRIAASQTSAEEEVHGAHQYCVSLLSKYDRPSYTLSTFIPRHAQPFYVALRALNVSLSLIPDSTSSYTIGLMRLQFWRDAVTKILAGQPPKEPVAILLASAISDIHERTQGRARISKGWLTRMISAREQSLTNDPYPDIAALESYAENTYSTLMYLTLSALPMASVTADHVASHIGKAAGISAVLRGLPLVAFPPPAAMSPSGNAANIAGGGSKQGAVMLPLDVMAQAGVKEEDVLRQGANAEGLRDAVFTVATRASDHLITAQQMLSNLRAGEDVGHDFEHEGEEGHEYDTSSATRGESPLDEINRAFGVFMPAVSTRLWLDRLQQHDFDVFKPELLRSDWRLPWKAYMAFQRKSI